From one Bacteroides fragilis NCTC 9343 genomic stretch:
- a CDS encoding RagB/SusD family nutrient uptake outer membrane protein — protein sequence MKKIYSILLASALTLSSCADFLDVDSQGKLTEDVFFGEEEGALMSINAIYTQLRAWDIIGFSWFAITELPGDNSDTGSELADGSVARLNQFNDFTYDASTSEINGWWEGNYKAIASCNVALDNLGAVKNEELRVKCIAQARFFRGFFYFNLVRAFGGVPLVTKVLQPGEYNQPRATEEAVYQQIIEDLTYAAEHLPTRQEWGAKESGRATKGTAEGLLAKVYLFRQDYANVKKYTGQVIARGEYSLHRDYRDLFNPNSYYSDEVMLADQYLWGESTERNLESEYVKWQGIRGEMGWGMFSPSEALDQAYEAGDPRRTATIFYDGETLEGKGEIHFKKEVPPRANKKTIWPTGYWNENSFAKQNCHLIFLRYADVLLMYAEACNELGESREALDKLEMVRARARRTVHPADMTVGLPEITETGKEKLREIIWNERRIELALEGHRFFDLIRADKVVPGYAEKMMKAHGKTNFSIAKHATFFIPQKQVDISQGVLKN from the coding sequence ATGAAAAAGATATATTCAATATTACTGGCTTCGGCACTGACCCTTTCTTCCTGTGCCGATTTCCTCGATGTAGATTCGCAGGGAAAGCTGACCGAAGATGTCTTCTTCGGCGAAGAAGAAGGCGCGTTGATGAGTATTAACGCCATCTATACCCAACTCCGGGCGTGGGACATCATCGGATTCTCATGGTTTGCCATCACCGAGCTACCCGGTGATAACTCCGATACAGGCAGCGAACTGGCGGACGGTAGTGTGGCACGTCTGAACCAGTTCAACGACTTTACTTACGACGCCTCTACCTCCGAGATCAACGGCTGGTGGGAAGGCAATTATAAAGCTATCGCTTCATGCAATGTGGCTCTGGACAATCTGGGTGCGGTGAAGAACGAAGAACTCCGGGTGAAGTGCATCGCCCAGGCCCGTTTTTTCCGGGGATTCTTCTACTTCAATCTCGTACGCGCCTTCGGCGGGGTGCCTCTGGTGACCAAGGTGTTGCAGCCCGGCGAATACAATCAGCCCCGTGCAACCGAAGAGGCTGTCTATCAACAGATCATCGAAGACCTGACCTATGCAGCCGAGCATCTGCCTACCCGTCAGGAGTGGGGTGCGAAAGAGTCGGGACGCGCCACCAAGGGAACAGCCGAAGGATTGCTGGCCAAGGTATATCTCTTCCGCCAGGACTATGCCAACGTGAAGAAATACACCGGTCAGGTGATTGCCCGCGGCGAGTATAGCCTGCATCGGGATTATCGCGACCTGTTCAATCCGAACTCTTACTATTCGGACGAAGTGATGCTTGCCGACCAATACCTCTGGGGCGAATCGACCGAACGCAACCTCGAGTCGGAGTATGTGAAATGGCAGGGCATTCGCGGTGAGATGGGCTGGGGGATGTTCTCTCCTTCCGAAGCTCTCGACCAAGCCTATGAAGCGGGAGATCCCCGACGCACGGCAACCATTTTCTACGATGGAGAGACATTGGAGGGAAAGGGCGAGATTCATTTCAAGAAAGAAGTGCCGCCCCGTGCCAACAAAAAGACCATCTGGCCTACCGGTTACTGGAACGAGAACTCGTTTGCCAAACAGAATTGTCACCTGATCTTCCTGCGTTATGCCGATGTACTGCTGATGTATGCCGAGGCCTGCAATGAACTGGGCGAAAGCCGGGAAGCACTCGACAAGCTGGAAATGGTGCGCGCCCGTGCCCGCAGAACGGTGCATCCGGCGGATATGACAGTGGGATTGCCCGAGATTACGGAAACCGGTAAAGAGAAGCTCCGCGAGATCATCTGGAACGAACGCCGCATCGAACTGGCTTTGGAGGGACACCGCTTCTTCGACCTGATCCGTGCGGACAAGGTGGTGCCGGGCTATGCGGAGAAGATGATGAAGGCACACGGGAAGACAAACTTCTCGATAGCAAAACATGCAACGTTCTTCATCCCGCAGAAGCAGGTGGATATCTCGCAGGGAGTCCTCAAAAACTGA
- a CDS encoding family 43 glycosylhydrolase has translation MKQLFLLLLALGSPTLALAQDMRQDTYCNPLNIDYTYMIYNSDKDISYRSGADPAVVRFRGEYYMFVTRSNGYWHSKDLLDWDFIVPKDWYPQGSNAPAAHNYKDSVLYVTGDPSGSMSILYSDNPKSGEWKATPAILHNLQDPDLFIDDDGKAYMFWGSSNVYPIRGMELDKNHRFLPKGEVKELFNLDMQRHGWERFGENHSDTVLGGYIEGPWLTKYNGKYYMQYGAPGTEFNVYADGVYVADHPMGPYTYQKHNPVSYKPGGYMNGAGHGSTVQGPGGEYWHFASMALSINVNWERRLCMFPAGFDKDGIMYVDTRFGDYPRYAPAVPGKKGQFRGWMLLSYRKPVTASTAKGEFGPDALTDERTKSFWLAEANDERQWVLIDLEKPARVCAVQVNYHDYRSNLYGRIPGLRHRYVIEGSSDGETWNILVDRRSSYKDTPNDYVELEVPTTARYIRYKNIDVPTPNLAISELRVFGLGFGKAPRSPQKLALDRHTDRRDVTVRWEPVKGAQGYNVLWGIAPDKLYSSWMVYGGNELEMKSLTIDQDYYFAVEAFNENGVSLPSETKYVE, from the coding sequence ATGAAACAACTATTCCTTCTTTTACTCGCTTTGGGGTCTCCCACCCTTGCCCTTGCGCAAGACATGCGGCAAGATACTTATTGCAACCCGCTGAACATAGATTATACCTATATGATCTATAACTCCGACAAGGACATTTCCTACCGCTCGGGTGCCGATCCGGCAGTGGTCAGGTTCCGTGGAGAGTATTATATGTTCGTCACCCGTTCCAATGGATACTGGCACTCTAAAGATCTGCTGGACTGGGATTTTATCGTCCCCAAAGACTGGTATCCGCAGGGGAGCAACGCTCCGGCCGCTCATAACTATAAAGACTCAGTGCTTTATGTCACCGGTGATCCTTCGGGTTCTATGAGTATTCTCTATTCCGACAATCCGAAGAGCGGCGAATGGAAAGCTACACCCGCCATCCTTCATAACCTGCAGGACCCCGATCTTTTTATCGACGACGATGGCAAAGCCTATATGTTCTGGGGTTCGTCCAATGTTTATCCCATCCGGGGTATGGAACTGGATAAGAATCACCGGTTCCTTCCGAAAGGAGAAGTGAAGGAGCTTTTCAATCTCGACATGCAGCGCCACGGCTGGGAACGTTTCGGTGAGAATCATAGCGATACCGTTTTAGGAGGATATATCGAAGGCCCGTGGCTGACCAAGTACAATGGGAAGTATTATATGCAGTATGGTGCTCCCGGTACAGAATTCAATGTCTATGCCGACGGTGTTTATGTAGCCGATCATCCGATGGGGCCTTACACCTATCAGAAGCACAATCCCGTGTCATACAAACCGGGGGGATATATGAACGGAGCCGGACACGGCAGTACGGTTCAGGGACCCGGCGGAGAGTATTGGCATTTTGCTTCGATGGCTCTTTCCATCAACGTCAACTGGGAACGCCGGCTCTGCATGTTTCCTGCCGGATTCGATAAAGACGGTATTATGTACGTGGACACCCGCTTCGGTGATTATCCCCGCTATGCTCCGGCCGTACCCGGCAAGAAGGGGCAGTTTCGTGGATGGATGCTCCTTTCTTATCGCAAACCGGTGACGGCATCTACTGCGAAAGGTGAGTTCGGACCGGATGCATTGACGGATGAAAGAACCAAGTCTTTCTGGCTGGCGGAAGCAAATGATGAACGTCAGTGGGTACTGATCGACCTGGAGAAACCTGCCCGTGTCTGTGCCGTACAAGTGAATTATCACGACTATCGGAGTAATCTATACGGTCGGATTCCCGGATTGCGTCACCGCTATGTGATTGAGGGCTCTTCCGACGGGGAGACCTGGAATATACTGGTCGATCGCCGGAGCAGCTATAAGGATACGCCGAATGACTATGTAGAACTTGAAGTCCCGACTACCGCACGCTATATCCGCTATAAGAATATAGACGTACCTACTCCGAATCTGGCTATTTCTGAACTGCGTGTATTCGGACTCGGGTTCGGCAAGGCTCCCCGGTCACCTCAAAAGCTGGCTCTGGATCGGCACACCGACCGTCGTGATGTTACTGTTCGCTGGGAGCCGGTGAAAGGGGCTCAGGGATACAACGTCCTGTGGGGGATCGCCCCTGATAAGTTATACAGTTCGTGGATGGTGTACGGTGGCAATGAGTTGGAGATGAAATCGCTGACTATCGATCAGGATTATTATTTTGCTGTGGAAGCCTTTAACGAAAATGGTGTATCTTTACCTTCCGAAACTAAATATGTAGAATAA
- a CDS encoding glucoamylase family protein, with protein MKHTLLFLLMICACTLQATATGKQPRLTDDELMTLVQKQTFRYFWDFAHPESGLARERSNDRLEIATIGGSGFGVMAIIVGVERGFITREQGAERLLKIVEFLNKADSYHGIWAHWMDGATGKTIPFSRKDDGADLVESAFMFEGLLAAHQYFTHDNPTENRIRGLINTLWHQAEWDWFTRGGEDVLYWHWSPNNGWAMNHQLKGQNECHITYILAASSPTYPIRESVYHKGWANSITFKNGKEYYGIRLPLGTDFGGPLFFTHYSYLGLDPRGLKDSYADYGEQMKAHTLINRAYCIDNPKKYKGYGRKCWGLTASDNHQGYSAHCPQNDLGVITPTAAISSIPYTPEHSLEAMRYFYEELGDRLWGEYGFKDAFNLTENWFASSYLAIDQGPIIVMIENYRSGLIWKLFMSHPDVQRGLKRLGFGSEE; from the coding sequence ATGAAACATACCCTTTTATTTCTTCTTATGATCTGTGCTTGTACGTTGCAAGCCACCGCTACAGGCAAACAGCCGAGACTGACCGATGATGAGTTGATGACTCTTGTCCAGAAACAAACTTTCCGTTACTTTTGGGATTTTGCCCATCCCGAGTCCGGTCTGGCCCGTGAGCGCAGCAATGACCGTCTCGAGATAGCAACCATCGGTGGTTCGGGCTTTGGGGTAATGGCAATTATAGTCGGTGTGGAACGTGGGTTCATCACCCGTGAGCAAGGCGCTGAGCGGCTGCTCAAAATAGTGGAGTTCCTCAATAAAGCCGATAGCTATCATGGCATCTGGGCACATTGGATGGACGGGGCTACCGGAAAGACCATTCCTTTCAGCAGGAAAGACGATGGAGCCGATTTGGTAGAATCTGCCTTTATGTTCGAAGGACTGCTGGCGGCACACCAGTATTTCACTCACGATAATCCGACAGAGAATCGGATACGAGGGCTGATCAATACCCTGTGGCATCAGGCAGAGTGGGACTGGTTCACCCGTGGAGGTGAAGATGTGCTTTATTGGCATTGGTCACCCAATAACGGATGGGCGATGAACCATCAGCTGAAAGGGCAGAACGAGTGCCATATCACTTATATTCTGGCGGCTTCTTCGCCTACTTATCCGATTCGTGAATCGGTGTATCATAAGGGGTGGGCCAACTCTATTACATTCAAGAACGGAAAAGAATATTACGGCATCCGCTTGCCCCTGGGCACCGACTTTGGCGGCCCTCTCTTCTTTACACATTATTCCTATCTCGGCCTCGATCCGCGCGGACTCAAAGACAGTTATGCCGACTACGGTGAGCAGATGAAAGCACATACCCTGATCAACCGTGCTTATTGCATCGATAATCCGAAGAAGTATAAAGGATACGGCCGCAAATGCTGGGGACTGACAGCGAGCGACAATCATCAGGGTTACTCAGCACATTGCCCGCAGAACGACTTGGGAGTGATTACCCCGACCGCAGCCATCTCTTCCATTCCTTATACTCCGGAACATTCTCTGGAGGCTATGCGTTATTTCTACGAAGAATTGGGCGACCGCCTGTGGGGAGAATATGGCTTTAAGGATGCCTTCAACCTGACAGAAAACTGGTTTGCTTCCTCTTATCTCGCCATCGATCAGGGACCGATTATTGTGATGATTGAAAACTATCGCTCAGGCTTGATATGGAAACTCTTCATGAGTCATCCCGATGTACAGAGAGGATTGAAGAGACTGGGGTTCGGCTCAGAAGAATAA
- a CDS encoding SusC/RagA family TonB-linked outer membrane protein, producing the protein MKKNLFTLCMMLLLSMLSFAQGSLTISGVVTEKKTGEPIIGASILLKGQSSGTITDFNGNYSIPNVPSGATLVFSYIGMKTQEVKVTASSKLDISLEEDNQLIDEVVVIGYGIQRKSDLTGSVGAVKSKDLTKVATPNVANALQGRVSGVYISANGAPGSSPEVRIRGIGTTNNSNPLYVVDGMFMDDISFLSTHDIESMEVLKDASATAMYGSRGANGVIIVTTKQGTEGKAVVNFTASEGFQFNNSSFEMANATEYATLLNEALVNTGGKPKFDDPASLGKGTNWFDEIFRVASVRDYQLSVSGGSEKVRYNLSAGYYQQDGIITGNTYNRFTLRANNSYKISKRLTLGHNLSASFSHKKNENSAVVKAAYTISPVKRPYNEDGSFMDSESASSANPVATLHYTNNDDWKERIVGSAFLNWNILNGLDFKTSLGIDYINGRRRNFVPKYYVSETQKNETNSLSKTWDRDFTWLWENLLTYDWKINDKNRLNLLGGITAQKRVYELLEGTGRDFFSDNENYWYLDQASAGSKSVANNGYHETMMSYLFRANYALMDRYLLTVSVRADGSSKFGPDNRWGYFPSVAAGWRVSEEAFLKDRVQWLSNLKLRGSWGQIGNDKIGNDKYRALANISPSYDAVFGGVFYPGGTITSLSNRSVHWERSEQMDLGFDLGLLNNRFSLELDYYRRDTKDMLVTVDVPASVGLTPVETNVGAVRNSGVDFTVKWEDSLKDFRYGIRLTGTTIKNEVISLGGKRIASGDIGAGKSVQMTEEGKPIKYFYGYNVIGIFQNEAQIKDYNERAAAATGNAGQQYQNNVGPGDLIYEDVDGDGYITANDRKDLGSPTPKFIGGLGISAFWKGFDLSIDFQGNFGNKIFNAKQVERFSGSDNWDRSFLDRWTPENPNTMTPRMTLEGNNYQVSSRYVESGSYVKLQTVELGYTFPKSWMQKVSVQNLRVYFSGNNLAYFTGYNGFTPEVLGGIDRQIYPVTATCRFGLNVTF; encoded by the coding sequence ATGAAAAAAAATCTGTTTACCCTATGTATGATGTTGCTGCTCTCCATGCTTTCTTTTGCGCAGGGCAGTCTGACCATCTCGGGTGTTGTTACCGAGAAAAAGACAGGGGAGCCTATCATTGGCGCCAGTATCCTGCTGAAAGGTCAATCGTCCGGAACCATTACGGACTTTAACGGCAACTATTCTATTCCGAATGTTCCTTCGGGCGCCACTCTTGTTTTCAGTTATATCGGCATGAAAACGCAGGAGGTCAAGGTGACTGCCTCCTCGAAGCTGGATATCTCTCTTGAAGAAGATAACCAATTGATAGACGAAGTTGTCGTGATCGGTTATGGTATACAACGTAAGTCCGACCTGACCGGTTCGGTAGGTGCGGTGAAGAGCAAAGACCTCACGAAAGTTGCCACTCCCAACGTGGCGAATGCCCTTCAGGGACGTGTCTCCGGTGTGTATATCTCGGCTAACGGTGCTCCCGGAAGCTCGCCCGAAGTACGTATCCGTGGTATCGGCACAACGAATAACAGCAATCCCCTTTATGTGGTGGACGGAATGTTTATGGACGACATCTCTTTCCTGAGCACACACGACATCGAGTCGATGGAGGTGCTGAAAGATGCATCGGCGACCGCCATGTACGGTTCGCGCGGTGCCAACGGTGTGATTATCGTCACTACCAAGCAGGGAACGGAAGGAAAAGCGGTGGTGAACTTCACCGCCAGCGAAGGATTCCAGTTCAACAACAGCAGCTTCGAGATGGCCAATGCCACCGAATACGCGACACTGCTGAACGAAGCACTGGTCAACACAGGTGGAAAACCCAAGTTTGACGACCCTGCTTCACTGGGCAAAGGAACCAACTGGTTCGACGAAATCTTCCGTGTGGCTTCCGTACGCGACTATCAGCTCAGCGTCAGCGGCGGATCGGAGAAGGTGCGCTACAACCTCAGCGCTGGATATTACCAGCAGGACGGCATCATCACCGGAAACACCTACAACCGCTTCACCCTGCGTGCCAACAATAGCTACAAGATCAGCAAACGGCTGACCCTCGGGCACAATCTGTCGGCCTCTTTCAGCCATAAGAAGAACGAAAACAGCGCGGTGGTGAAAGCTGCCTATACCATCAGTCCCGTGAAGCGTCCCTACAATGAAGACGGGAGTTTTATGGATTCCGAAAGCGCCTCTTCTGCCAATCCCGTCGCCACACTCCATTATACAAACAATGACGACTGGAAAGAACGTATCGTGGGCAGCGCCTTCCTGAACTGGAATATCCTGAACGGGCTTGACTTTAAAACCAGCCTCGGCATCGACTACATCAACGGACGCCGCCGCAACTTCGTGCCGAAATACTACGTTTCGGAAACACAGAAGAACGAAACCAACAGCCTCTCCAAAACCTGGGACCGCGACTTCACCTGGTTATGGGAAAACCTGCTGACTTATGACTGGAAGATCAATGATAAGAACCGGCTCAACCTCTTGGGAGGTATCACGGCGCAGAAGCGTGTTTACGAATTGCTGGAAGGCACCGGACGCGATTTCTTCTCCGATAACGAAAACTACTGGTATCTCGACCAGGCTTCGGCCGGCTCCAAGTCGGTGGCCAACAACGGATACCACGAAACAATGATGTCTTACCTCTTCCGTGCCAACTATGCGTTGATGGACCGCTATCTGCTGACTGTCTCGGTCCGTGCCGACGGTTCATCCAAGTTCGGTCCTGACAACCGTTGGGGCTACTTCCCCTCAGTAGCTGCCGGATGGAGAGTCTCCGAAGAAGCGTTCCTGAAAGACCGCGTGCAGTGGCTGAGCAACCTGAAGCTCAGAGGAAGCTGGGGACAGATCGGTAATGATAAGATAGGTAACGACAAATACCGGGCGCTCGCCAATATCTCTCCGTCCTATGATGCTGTGTTTGGCGGCGTGTTCTATCCCGGCGGAACCATCACGTCACTCTCCAACCGGAGCGTCCATTGGGAACGTTCGGAGCAGATGGACCTCGGCTTCGACCTTGGACTGCTGAACAACCGCTTTTCACTTGAACTGGACTATTATCGCAGGGACACGAAAGACATGCTGGTGACGGTGGATGTACCGGCTTCCGTAGGCCTCACCCCGGTAGAAACAAACGTGGGGGCGGTGCGCAATAGTGGTGTGGACTTTACCGTGAAATGGGAAGATTCGCTGAAAGACTTCCGGTACGGTATCCGTCTGACAGGAACGACCATCAAAAACGAAGTCATCAGCCTGGGCGGCAAACGCATCGCCAGCGGTGACATCGGCGCCGGAAAATCCGTACAGATGACCGAAGAGGGAAAGCCGATTAAATATTTCTATGGCTACAACGTGATCGGCATCTTCCAGAACGAGGCACAGATCAAAGACTACAACGAGCGTGCCGCCGCTGCCACCGGAAATGCCGGACAACAGTATCAGAACAACGTAGGTCCCGGCGACCTGATATACGAAGATGTAGACGGTGACGGATACATCACGGCCAACGACCGCAAGGATCTGGGCAGTCCCACTCCCAAGTTCATCGGCGGTCTGGGCATCAGTGCTTTCTGGAAAGGATTCGACCTCTCTATCGACTTCCAAGGCAACTTCGGAAACAAGATATTCAATGCCAAGCAGGTGGAACGTTTCTCCGGTTCGGACAACTGGGACCGCTCCTTCCTCGACCGCTGGACACCCGAAAATCCAAATACCATGACACCGCGAATGACTCTGGAAGGCAATAACTATCAGGTGTCGAGCCGCTACGTAGAGAGCGGTTCGTACGTGAAACTGCAAACGGTGGAACTGGGATATACTTTCCCGAAATCATGGATGCAGAAGGTATCCGTGCAGAATCTGAGAGTCTACTTCTCCGGCAACAACCTGGCCTATTTCACCGGCTATAACGGTTTCACACCCGAAGTGCTGGGCGGCATCGACCGTCAGATCTATCCGGTGACAGCTACCTGCCGCTTCGGCCTGAACGTAACTTTCTAA
- a CDS encoding carboxylesterase family protein codes for MKQFVLFFISLFLLGVGARSQEMYQKKVFISSRGDSLNYRLLRPEVEKTGLQYPLVLFLHGAGERGSDNEKQLTHGGQMFLNPVNREKYPAFVLVPQCPEKDYWAYTSRPSSFIPSEMPVGQEITPVLRAVKELLDTYLDLPQVDRNRIYVVGLSMGGMATYDLAVRFPDTFAAAVPICGTVNPVRLADAANVRFRIFHGDADNVVPVEGSREAYKALKNLGAEVEYIEFPGCNHGSWNPAFNYPGFMEWLFAQRKR; via the coding sequence ATGAAACAGTTTGTCCTTTTCTTTATCAGTCTCTTTCTTTTGGGCGTGGGTGCCCGTTCGCAAGAGATGTATCAAAAGAAAGTTTTTATCTCTTCCCGGGGTGATTCTCTCAATTACCGTCTACTTCGTCCGGAGGTGGAAAAGACGGGACTGCAATATCCTTTGGTACTCTTTCTGCACGGTGCCGGTGAGCGGGGGAGTGATAACGAGAAGCAGTTGACACATGGTGGTCAGATGTTTCTCAATCCGGTGAACCGGGAGAAGTATCCGGCATTTGTCCTTGTACCTCAATGTCCCGAAAAAGACTATTGGGCGTATACCTCCCGTCCCTCTTCCTTTATTCCTTCGGAGATGCCGGTAGGACAAGAGATCACTCCTGTACTGCGTGCAGTAAAAGAGTTGTTGGATACCTATCTTGATTTGCCTCAGGTGGATCGTAACCGTATCTATGTGGTCGGTCTTTCTATGGGAGGCATGGCGACGTACGATCTTGCTGTCCGTTTTCCCGATACGTTTGCTGCTGCCGTTCCCATCTGCGGGACCGTGAATCCGGTGCGTCTGGCCGATGCAGCAAATGTTCGTTTCCGTATTTTTCACGGTGATGCCGACAATGTAGTGCCTGTAGAAGGCTCGCGTGAGGCTTATAAAGCGTTGAAGAACTTGGGAGCGGAAGTGGAATATATTGAGTTTCCCGGTTGCAATCATGGAAGCTGGAATCCGGCTTTCAACTATCCCGGATTCATGGAGTGGCTCTTTGCTCAGCGTAAGAGATAA